The following are encoded in a window of Catharus ustulatus isolate bCatUst1 chromosome 12, bCatUst1.pri.v2, whole genome shotgun sequence genomic DNA:
- the LOC117002140 gene encoding talin rod domain-containing protein 1-like, protein MASGGSGKSSSEVSGGGIPSSSSVQRKKLISICDHCKIKMQLVADLLLLSSETRPVNTESLSVFGESFEKCRDTIIARTKGLSILTHDVQSQLNMGRFGEVGESLMEMGELVVSLTECSAHAAYLAAVETPGAQPAMPGLVDRYKVTRCRHEVEHGCGVLKTTPLADMSPQLLLEVSQNMSKNLKFLTDACVLASEKSKDKFAKEQFKLSVKCMSTSASALLACVKEVKTSPSELTRNRCVLFSGPLVQSVYALVGFATEPQFLGKAATINPEGKAVQTAILGGAMSVVSACVLLTQCLRDIAQHPESSTKMSDYRERLRNSACAVSDGCNLLSQALRERSSPRTLPPVNSNSVN, encoded by the coding sequence ATGGCTAGCGGTGGCTCCGGCAAGTCCAGCAGCGAGGTCTCCGGCGGCggcatccccagcagcagctccgtgCAGAGGAAGAAGCTCATCTCTATCTGCGACCACTGCAAGATCAAGATGCAACTGGTGGCCGATCTGCTTTTGCTGTCGAGCGAGACCAGGCCGGTGAACACCGAGAGTCTGTCTGTCTTCGGTGAGTCCTTTGAGAAGTGCAGGGACACGATCATTGCCAGGACCAAAGGACTCTCCATCTTGACCCATGACGTCCAGAGCCAGCTCAACATGGGACGCTTCGGGGAGGTGGGAGAAAGCCTGATGGAGATGGGGGAGCTGGTGGTGTCCCTGACCGAGTGCTCTGCCCACGCTGCCTACCTGGCCGCCGTGGAGACTCCGGGCGCCCAGCCTGCCATGCCTGGCTTGGTGGATCGCTACAAGGTGACCCGATGTAGGCACGAGGTGGAGCACGGCTGCGGGGTCTTGAAGACCACCCCTTTGGCAGATATgagccctcagctcctgctggaggtTTCTCAGAACATGTCCAAGAACTTGAAATTCCTGACAGACGCCTGCGTGCTGGCCAGTGAGAAATCCAAGGATAAATTTGCTAAGGAGCAGTTCAAACTCAGTGTCAAATGTATGAGCACCAGCGCCTCTGCCCTCTTGGCGTGTGTCAAGGAGGTCAAGACCTCACCCAGCGAGCTGACCAGGAACCGGTGCGTCTTGTTCAGTGGACCTTTGGTGCAGTCCGTCTATGCTCTGGTGGGCTTTGCCACTGAGCCCCAGTTTTTGGGTAAAGCTGCCACCATTAATCCAGAGGGCAAAGCTGTGCAAACTGCCATCCTAGGAGGAGCCATGAGTGTGGTATCTGCTTGTGTGCTCCTGACCCAATGCCTCAGGGATATAGCCCAACACCCCGAAAGTAGCACCAAAATGAGCGATTACAGGGAAAGGTTGAGGAACTCGGCTTGCGCCGTCTCGGATGGTTGCAACCTGCTATCTCAGGCACTAAGAGAAAGATCTTCACCCAGGACTTTACCGCCAGTGAACTCCAATTCTGTGAATTAA